AAGCTCCTATTCCTTTAGGTCCATAGAATTTATGAGCTGTGAAAGCTAAAGTATCTATTCCTAATTCCTTAGGTTTTATATCATATTTTCCCATAGCTTGTACAGCATCAACGTGGAATAATACTTTATTTTCTTTTGCTATTTTTCCAATTTCTGCTATTGGTTGGATAGCTCCTGTTTCATTATTAGCGTACATTACAGTTATAAGAATAGTATCATCTTTTATAGCTTTTCTTATATCTTCTGGATTTACAACACCATTTTCATTTACTCCGATAACTGTTACTTCAAATCCTTCGCTTTCTAGATCTTTACAAGTATTTCTTATTCCAGGGTGTTCAATAGCACTAACTATTATATGTTTTCCTCTATTTTTATAAGCTCTTGCAATACCTCTTACAGCTATATTGTCTGATTCTGTTCCAGAACCTGTAAATATTATTTCCTCAGGTAGAGCACCTACTACATCAGCAACTTTTTTTCTTGCTTCAGCAACTGCTTTTCCTGTTTCTTGTCCAAATAAATGTAAACTGAAAGCATTTCCATATTCTTCTTTAAAGAAAGGTATCATACTTTCAAATACTTCATCGTCTAATCTAGTTGTTGCATTATTATCTAAATATATTTTCATTATTTTCATCTCCTATATGTCACTAGACTCTTTCCTATCCTACATATATTTATACCATTTCTTTATCTCTTTTGTCAAGAATTATTATTGCTATTTTTTTAATTTTTTTTCGTAATATTTACAAGCTTCTTTTATCTCACATTCATCACATTTTGGACGTCTTGCAATACATTTATCACGACCTTGTAGTATGATATAGTGAGAAAAATCTATCCAACTTTTTTTAGGAACTATCTTCATTAAATCTCT
Above is a window of Fusobacterium perfoetens DNA encoding:
- the nifS gene encoding cysteine desulfurase NifS; protein product: MKIYLDNNATTRLDDEVFESMIPFFKEEYGNAFSLHLFGQETGKAVAEARKKVADVVGALPEEIIFTGSGTESDNIAVRGIARAYKNRGKHIIVSAIEHPGIRNTCKDLESEGFEVTVIGVNENGVVNPEDIRKAIKDDTILITVMYANNETGAIQPIAEIGKIAKENKVLFHVDAVQAMGKYDIKPKELGIDTLAFTAHKFYGPKGIGALYIRNGVRIGKVITGGDQEKKLRPGTTNTPLIVGLANALEKQFNNREEENERISKLRDYFEEELLKRLPEIVVNAKNTERLAGTSSVTFKYVEGESILLMLSLKGIAVSSGSACSSSDLQASHVLVAMGIPEEFAHGTIRFSLGKYNTKEEIDYTIDTVVEVIEKLRSLSPLWNEFVNKK